A genomic window from Candidatus Pelagisphaera phototrophica includes:
- the recB gene encoding exodeoxyribonuclease V subunit beta: MFSIEKGVSIIEASAGTGKTYTLCRIVLKLIVEKGIPIDRILAITFTQAATEELISRIRELLHDSISQLDSGEIGDLALKDLIEKQGIEPNVARNRLRHSLEIFDDASISTIHGFCKRSLDFVSLESDIAFDANLEPVDEELIERLQDEYVRINILEKSPLLSAFYIQTTAYKKRLNTIAKECASHPYALLEPKPTEAHVDQLGVLFDVLLDSITPLLKSVDTFLNHLKKGGKFYKRLSAQTGINALEALRNRRFALLSDLELLSELKTANWSSSLKKSAEHLEPPPFSKHVDNLLSETDQIFTVLVSRYRDWLFDNLRAEKERRNVVSFNDLLHILNRALNDDQGDAVVQAINGQFDAALVDEFQDTDPTQYNIIERLFGDGSKYLFFIGDPKQAIYRFRGADIFSYFNATESKSLQRIQLSENFRSSPKLVQAVNVLFSESPDGFAFEKIQFQPASPARSSSTNIPLQIEAIGLDKPNPLVQKVAINLLASNAAKDLAQRAIDHPRLKLGDVAFLVGTNREADTLLKQLAIRGIDSVLRAERSVFETKELDLMLQLLETLSHPSRRSTIRALLLTPIGGYHWHDLLDPNFDEKSQEIVGYLHEWSREWRSSNFDSAFHRLLNLTRANERMLGRLNGDRQYANLCQLSELLQSEALTRLSTPKHLYAWLLGKKDESVSNQEDWQTRLISDEGKPQIVTIHKSKGLQFPIVICPFLSLLRPKAKREHALYHTSGQHQRLVIDLAPEKNSDALDRAENEEYAEHLRLIYVALTRATDECRIYLAPEESAPRQNPRPSSFCQLILGNEKSVTLHSQKNISPSLLKRIQEFGSSCIEVNPRPLTEGEDLSISLFHNSENQGFTPNALPINHSSIPTAERILSFSTITRMTHTSDLAIEEVGNDEIEIREDVQAIDLIEDTNPEPDGPTIFNLPKGVHTGNLFHSILEEIDFQKPDSISDRVQQSFNRLRYGYPEYKRIVSHSIHQLLSKLLDGVITLDQIASVQRVPEMEFAYPTSNDTLRKIQKAFESNPTPGIPRTWIDTLMLKQTNVRASMLRGFIDLVFEHNGKLFLIDWKTNHLGNRVESYSQSALEHAMFQHDYYLQYCLYCVALKRYIETRFPNKDFYDSFGGVFYLFIRGINEHDDSGIFYDRPIQPLLEALDKAIGR; this comes from the coding sequence ATGTTCTCCATTGAAAAAGGGGTTTCCATTATCGAAGCAAGCGCCGGCACTGGGAAGACCTATACACTTTGCCGCATCGTATTGAAACTCATTGTGGAGAAAGGGATTCCCATAGACCGGATACTGGCAATTACTTTCACCCAAGCAGCGACTGAGGAGCTCATTTCCCGCATAAGGGAACTGCTCCACGATTCCATCTCCCAGCTCGACTCCGGAGAGATCGGAGATCTGGCACTAAAAGACCTAATAGAAAAGCAGGGTATTGAACCCAATGTCGCTAGAAATCGCCTACGCCACAGTCTCGAAATTTTTGACGATGCTTCGATTTCGACGATTCACGGCTTCTGCAAGCGCTCGCTCGATTTCGTTTCCCTTGAATCAGACATAGCCTTCGATGCCAATCTGGAGCCCGTAGATGAAGAGCTAATCGAACGACTTCAGGACGAATATGTTCGGATCAATATTTTGGAGAAATCGCCCTTACTAAGTGCATTTTACATCCAAACGACTGCCTACAAAAAGCGCCTCAACACGATCGCTAAGGAATGCGCTTCCCACCCATACGCACTACTCGAACCGAAGCCGACCGAAGCTCACGTTGATCAGCTCGGAGTGCTCTTTGATGTTTTACTCGATTCTATCACTCCACTTCTGAAATCTGTGGATACATTCCTTAATCACCTAAAGAAAGGCGGAAAGTTCTACAAGCGCCTCTCTGCTCAAACTGGTATCAATGCACTCGAAGCCCTCCGTAATCGCCGCTTCGCTCTCCTAAGTGATCTGGAACTTCTTAGCGAACTCAAGACCGCTAACTGGAGTTCTTCTCTCAAAAAGTCTGCCGAACACCTAGAGCCCCCCCCATTTTCCAAGCATGTCGACAATCTTCTGAGTGAAACCGACCAAATTTTCACAGTTCTCGTTTCTCGCTACCGAGACTGGCTCTTCGATAATCTCCGTGCCGAGAAGGAGCGTCGTAACGTAGTCTCATTCAACGACCTTCTCCATATTCTCAATCGAGCCCTGAATGATGATCAAGGAGATGCCGTTGTACAAGCAATCAACGGACAATTTGATGCCGCGCTCGTGGACGAATTTCAGGACACCGACCCTACTCAGTACAATATCATAGAACGACTTTTCGGAGACGGCTCCAAATATCTCTTTTTCATAGGAGATCCCAAACAGGCAATATATCGCTTTCGGGGAGCTGATATATTTTCATACTTTAACGCCACCGAATCCAAGTCGCTTCAGCGTATTCAATTGTCGGAGAATTTTCGCTCTTCACCAAAACTCGTACAAGCAGTCAATGTTCTGTTCAGCGAATCCCCCGACGGTTTCGCTTTTGAAAAGATCCAGTTCCAGCCCGCCTCGCCAGCCCGTTCATCGAGTACAAACATTCCACTGCAAATTGAGGCGATCGGTCTCGATAAACCAAACCCCCTCGTTCAGAAGGTCGCGATAAATCTCCTCGCATCTAATGCAGCCAAAGACCTCGCCCAACGAGCGATTGACCATCCGCGCCTCAAGCTAGGAGACGTAGCCTTCCTGGTCGGGACTAATAGAGAAGCCGATACCCTTCTAAAGCAGCTAGCGATAAGAGGAATCGACTCTGTCCTACGGGCAGAACGGAGTGTCTTCGAAACGAAGGAATTGGATCTCATGCTCCAATTACTGGAAACCCTTTCACATCCTTCTAGGCGCAGTACGATACGCGCCCTTCTCCTAACACCAATCGGTGGATACCATTGGCACGATTTGCTCGACCCGAACTTCGACGAAAAATCGCAGGAAATCGTAGGCTATCTGCATGAATGGTCCCGTGAATGGCGTTCCTCCAATTTTGATTCCGCCTTTCATCGACTACTAAATTTGACCCGAGCAAATGAGCGGATGCTGGGTCGATTGAATGGAGATAGGCAGTACGCGAATCTATGCCAACTCAGCGAACTGTTGCAAAGCGAGGCTCTTACCCGTTTGTCAACTCCCAAGCACCTCTACGCATGGCTGCTCGGTAAGAAAGACGAAAGTGTATCCAACCAAGAGGATTGGCAAACGCGACTTATATCTGATGAAGGCAAGCCTCAAATAGTCACTATCCACAAAAGCAAAGGTCTCCAATTTCCCATTGTAATCTGCCCGTTCCTCTCCTTGCTCCGCCCTAAGGCAAAGCGGGAACATGCCCTTTACCATACTTCTGGTCAGCATCAAAGGCTGGTCATCGATCTTGCACCCGAAAAGAACTCCGATGCTCTAGATAGAGCTGAAAATGAGGAATACGCAGAGCACCTGCGTCTAATCTACGTAGCCCTAACTCGGGCGACTGATGAGTGCCGCATTTATCTCGCGCCTGAAGAAAGCGCCCCTAGGCAAAACCCTCGACCTTCATCATTCTGTCAATTAATTCTGGGAAACGAGAAATCAGTCACTTTGCACAGTCAAAAGAATATCTCGCCGTCACTACTGAAACGTATCCAGGAGTTCGGTTCGAGTTGTATCGAAGTAAACCCTCGACCTTTAACGGAAGGGGAAGATTTATCCATAAGCCTGTTTCACAATTCTGAGAATCAGGGGTTCACACCCAACGCCCTTCCCATCAATCATAGTTCGATACCAACTGCAGAGCGAATACTCAGTTTCTCTACGATTACTCGAATGACCCACACAAGCGATCTCGCAATAGAAGAAGTAGGCAACGATGAGATCGAGATCAGAGAGGATGTCCAGGCTATCGACTTGATCGAAGATACAAATCCTGAACCCGACGGACCCACTATCTTTAACCTGCCCAAGGGAGTGCACACTGGGAACCTTTTCCACTCTATCCTCGAGGAAATTGATTTTCAAAAACCCGATTCTATTAGCGACCGCGTTCAACAAAGTTTTAACCGACTTCGCTATGGCTATCCTGAATACAAACGTATCGTTTCACATTCGATCCACCAACTATTGTCAAAACTGCTCGACGGTGTAATCACCCTCGACCAAATCGCTTCTGTTCAGCGTGTTCCTGAAATGGAGTTCGCCTATCCTACTTCCAATGACACGCTTCGTAAAATTCAAAAGGCCTTTGAAAGCAACCCGACTCCCGGGATACCTCGAACGTGGATAGACACCCTGATGCTCAAGCAAACGAACGTTCGGGCTTCGATGCTTAGAGGGTTCATCGACTTAGTATTCGAACACAACGGGAAACTATTCCTAATAGACTGGAAGACCAACCACCTTGGAAACCGCGTCGAATCTTATAGTCAGAGTGCACTCGAGCACGCTATGTTCCAGCACGACTACTACCTGCAATACTGCCTCTATTGCGTTGCATTGAAAAGATATATTGAAACCCGGTTCCCAAATAAAGACTTTTACGATTCATTTGGAGGCGTATTTTACCTCTTCATACGAGGAATTAACGAACATGATGATAGTGGCATCTTTTACGATCGTCCCATTCAGCCGTTACTGGAAGCGCTAGACAAAGCAATTGGCCGATGA